From Anastrepha obliqua isolate idAnaObli1 chromosome 3, idAnaObli1_1.0, whole genome shotgun sequence:
aattattttcaaaactatttgctTCCTTTCATCAAGTCTTGCACTTCTATTTTAAGTTATAATTTTACTATTGAAACCTTCTTATACTCTCACTCACCGCACTAACACCTGTAAGACACGTACATGCTAAtaatggtaaaaaatattttattaaatttaatttaaaaaacatttccgTATTTTCTTCaactatgaaatattttatgtcaacgttttcaaaaattaaataggtATCTATTTGATATTTGTTAATTGGCAACACGATTCGTAATGATTTGATTcgtaaaaattaatgatttgcTGCCACGAAATTCACTTACTTTTATAATCTTATTGCGAAGCGGTACActgagtaaacaaaaaatttatgaaaaattaagaaaatgcaataaatgaagTGTAATAGTATAATGGGATAGGGGATACATAGGATATATTGCATGCGATAGGAAgaggaaaacaaaatttagaaagaTTTTAGATTTGTATTGAAGTGAGTCTtattagcatattttttttttctaagtatgAAGAAATGTTTGCTATATCCCATGTTTGTGTACATTTAATACTTCCTGCGGTGCCACGTCGCAGAAAAGTAACCGACAGTGATGATGGTGGTAGTCAGTCTGTAgtaccaactcacttagaccttacagctccgtaaaaagtagtttcgagaaaaacgagtttaaactttgaAGTGCATTTCGCTCGAGGCAAATAAGGCACACAACTGTTGGCTTCGCTTCGAGTGATCAAAAACAACTAACCTTTAGTTTCATAAGCCTTTGCATGTCGACCTTACACAAACTCTCATATTGTTTTATAGATGTCGCTGAACATActttagaataacaaaagaaTCGACAGGCTGAAAGCCTCCGAAAGTAACGGCCAGCTGCCTCAAACAAAGGACAGCTACtatgtgcgcatcaaactctcgtcgggcagttacattttctaccataactttgtatctatggggaatttttacaatggacttccacagaaatacgcctcAAACTATGTCACCTcttaagagaattgaaaaaaatatttacccagacaacctgctctgattttagctaaggctgaacaattgcaaaggaagtgctcaagtGTTTCTTCCTTATCTCTACAACtcctacaatattcatgggagaaaactcctagtctcaaggaatgcctgccaaatagccaatgatcgGTTATACTAGCCGCaaccttcgagatatcctctcttgagaggctaagcagcTCCTTTGccttttttctgtttatttaccGCCATAGTAACCTAGCTGTTACGCGTGtgtcttcatctctccatgccATATTGACCTCTTGGATAATGGtgctttaaattattaatttgctcgTGGCCAGAGGTATTATGCCAATAGTACTtctatcactgagcagttgaagagtagtACCTTTCTTGGCTAGTTCAACGGCTTTacaatttccctcaatatctctgtggaCCGGAACcgaaataaggctgaccttgaagacgACAGGGACTGCTTcacatttgaaattttgtatgtttttaagCGAAGGCTTGCAAAAAATGTTGGTGCAATTTTCATAGCGTTATGataatttttacgattccaGTTCCATCATGCTGGGGCATGATGAGCAAAAATATGCGACGCATAAAAACAGTTCTAAAATCCAAAATACACAACAAAGCTGACTGGAAATCACTCAGAAATCAATGCATACTCCTActattgggttgttcggaaagtaatttcgttttttttgtggtgaaaatgAAAGACCATCTTAAACCCAGGCCTTTCAGGTGGTCGTAAACAGTTGAAATCGATAAATTTAACCTCTCACCGATGTCGTGTTGTTATTCGCCGGTTTGCATAAACTAATGCCTTTATCGCGTCTTTATCAGCTTCAACTGACCTTTCAGCTcgtggtgcatcttcgacatcaaaattgccggatcgaaattttgcaaaccagttctggcactggcgtattgtcaacacatcttctccatacacatcagttaatttttttctggcttgaacagcatttttactttttctatagtaaaaaatgacgaaaatgctgcttattgctctccatatttaaaagggcaccgaccaaaaactattccgtaaaatcaattgaacttattcacacacaagccttgctatatcagctgtcaaaacatataatgacaatgcgacttaagtgtgaagttagctgtgaaaaatacaattaaatcctctgtcgaggaaaaaagaaattacttttCGAACAACCCAATACTTTTACGcagtttagtaaaaaaaaatctgctggGCATCTCTGAGAATTTTCGTCAAAACCGCTTGATACTCAATGTGCGCACTGAAATAATCATATATATGACTTATACCTTTCTATTTCTACCTGTTTGTTTATATACCAATTGTGATTAACggtctttttaaatataaatttttttgagtgtAAACTCAGGCTTAATGTTCAAGTAGAGCTTCCGTGTCACATTAGCGGTTATTAAATTTCGGTAAACAGTTATTGCCTTAGGTGGCAAATAGTTGTTGGAAATGTTAAACGGCTTGAAAGCTTGTAATTAAGAGTGGACGTAATCAAAAGACTAAAATCATCAAATCAAGTAAAGCTCATTAGACACCAATAAAATAACAAGGTGCGCAAAGCGAATGAgacggggcgtatgagtaatttttTGACAGATAACTAAACCGACAATTAAATTGCACTGtacattagtttttatttttagcttacGTACGGTTGTTTTGACGGTATGCCGCTACATATAagtttattttcatatgtgttaCATAtatctttacatacatacatataatcgtATGCAGTGACAAATGAAATTGCTGTTTGTGCCTGTCCCATGCTGCATGTCTTATTCCGAATGCCAatgcaatatatttttacaattttttctaccGTTTTTTACTATGCACTACCATCATCCCAAATTTTGCACAATCAACACTATCAAATGCAATGAAACCAAAATAATGCTTAAAACTCcaacacaaaattttgattaaaaaaacaaaacaaaaaaaaaacacatccaCACGACACTCGACCTAAAAAGGTTTTACTATACCAGATTTCAAGAATGGCAAAATGGTGAATCGTGCACGTGGCTTGGTGGTGCGCATTTTCGACGCCATCTGCAATTGCGCCAACACAGCTGCCGGTCCGGCGCAACGCATTAAATTACGCGCCAAACGTGCAGCTTCGAACGCCGCAGCGTCAGCCACGGAAAATGGCACCGAGGGTAAGAAACAGAATGCCAATGGCAAAGAGAAAAAGAGTGACAAGAAGCAGAAGGATGCTAAGACGGCTAAAGAAGAGGTTAACGGAGAAGAGGCAACCGCCGGCAGCGAGGCACTAGCTGAGGACGGGAAAACGGAAGCGCAACCAGATGAGTCAGATAAGAAGCAAGAAACGGAAGCAGACAAGCAACAGTAATTACGTAAATAGGAGGGAAATGCGTGTGAGTAATAAGTAAACATTGCCaatcatttaatttatattgcTTTAAGGGAGTGAGTGTGAGGCAGTCTAAGGCATTTAGGCAAGTGGGCGGAAAAGGCGAGATCAATTGGTGGGAGAACGTAAACATTGAGTTGCATGCATTAGAATGGAAAGcgtttttattctttatataatattttaacattAGTGTTACCAGTATTATGCTTAAGCTAAGATCGAATTGGTCAATTTTGATGCATTTACATAGGAATACGCTTATACGCAATGTACCTATGCTAGTATATACAaaaatacgtatacatatatacatatgtgcgtaaGCATTTCTGCAATAATTTGCTATAATTTCCATTTAAGCGTTTCCTATCAACCATTGCGACTTTTCTTCCCACTTACCCACCGCCGATGATACTTATCTATAAtccataataataatgaaatattgaattgccgtatttaataagaaaaagttaagttaaggaaagtacatatatacatacatacacattctatgCATCCACTCAAAGGTTTTCCAAGCTCACGTGCAGCTCAAGTGTTGCATTTAATTTGCAcaactacttacatatatacaaaaaatatagaatttctAAATCAGAATCGATGTCACTCAACCCACAAATAAATTAACTATACCAATGTccactttttaaatacttatacatatacaatacatatatacaatttgtatgtttcaaaaaaatccacCGCTCAAAATAGACCTTAGATACATAAGAGTAATAGAAGGAGTAGTACTTGCATTGAAAAAAGACGGCGTAGTcgagtgaaacaaaaaaaacctgaattttcaaatgatagaaaaagtaaaaaagcttTTGTAAAAAGCGGTAACGCTGGCAAATATTATACTTACCCGACTGGATTTCTACTATGGAAAAGTTGCACATAAGAGCATCTGCTTCACGTAGGTGGCGGAAACTCTACCCCTCCTACTCGTAATGGAGGGGCATtcgtatataaattttaagactTCCACTAAAAACTTTAAGAGATGCTCGGGCACACTATTAGGGAGTATCCACCAATTATATTGTATTctgcttcttgattggcgcgatagccgcttacgAGATTTTGGCTCAATGCCATGTAACACttccgtaaaattttttaactttcgaTAACGGAACAAAATTGTGGGTGCATccatttgtatggaaaaactAATACGATGGCAGGGGCAGCGTTTATAAGTGCTCGTTAAGTGTCCTTAGAAACGTTCGTTTGTAAAATAGTTAGGTCACATCAAGGCACATCTACAAGGTGGTAACAATGGCATGTATTGTGTTGTCTGTTGTTGCTTGAAACCTCTAGACCAATGATTGGCAGCCATAGCTCATTGTGCGCTCTCTGAGTATGCTGCTCTATGCAAAAGCGAAGTAAAAGGTAAACAAAGTTTCACAATTTAGAGAAcactttaaattataaaaatgcaagaaTCGTAGAAACAAGATGGCGCCCATCAGGGAGTGCACTCTCTGAGTATGCTGCTCTATACAAAAGCAAAGTAAAAGGTAAACGAAGTTTCATAATTTAGAGAACAGtttaaattagaaacaaaattgggcccatcagagagtgcgtaaCATCACATCGGTGCAGTTGCATGAGATGGATGAGAAAATGCGAAcaagaatgcaagaagaagaataaaaaatgacaCAAACAACACACGAATGCATTGCTCAAGTGCAACGTCACGCGCACAGCGATTCTGCTTaactcgctgagagcaaagtaaaagGCAAACGGAAAAAGTTTAACAATTTAGAGAACTGTTTAcattataaaaatgcaagaataatacaaacaaaattgtgctCATCAGGGAGTGCGTGACATCACATCGGTGCAGTTGCATGAGTGGGCAGTGAAAATGCGAACAAGAACGTAAGAAAAGAATAAGAAATTGCACAAACAACACAGgaataaattgcacaaatgCGACGGCACGCACACAGCGATTCTGAGAGCAAAGTATTATTATTCTCtccattgtgaaaaatgtttaataagcTGCTCAACTGAACCCACTACCTTGTTTATGTGCCTTGGCGAACATGCAGTTTTTTTTGAGATTGACTACTGGCTACAGCACTATAAAGCGTTTGGACTGTGGACGTCATTAGGAAATGGTTTGTGTAGTTTTTACACGCTTGGGTTTCAAACTCAGCGCATAACTCcagtatgaggagcttttccattaGTTAGGTAATTACTATGTGAGTTAAGCGACTTCGTTAGTTCGTAAAACGTTTTCGGCAGAGGAAATGTTCCAGTCGGTTGTTGTGATGACCGTTTCATTTCAAATTAACCACCTACTTCTAATGATTGTTGACACATCAATGTCAtattagtattatatatacatacatattgaggataaaaatatgtgtacaaGCACTTACTTCGCTAGAaaaaatccatttcatttactttGTGTACTAATAGTCAGAGAATAAATATGACCGAATTCTAACTGAGACCCGAAACATATGCCCATATCGAATATTACTAACGTACACCAACAAATATCCACCTAActgatttttatcaaaaaactatcaacatttacatattatacacgtacatatgtagatgtacgcatgtatgtaagtatatccaAAGGTTTATTAACCTACTCATATTTAATGAGGGAATTTGACGAGCACACAATCAATGTATTTTCTAACTAATCaactacttatacatatttacatacatatgcccaTATAAGCCTATAATATATTAGCTAAGTAACAATTACTAAGAATTAGATAAAATTAGAAGATAAATCAATGTAAGTGTTATATACAACATATATGCAATATAACACTGGATCTCATtatctatgtttgtatgtgtgtgcaattataaaaaactaacaCAGCCTCGGGCATTTTATATTAACCTATAAATAATTTTGCCCCAAGcacttataaaatatgtatgtaagtgagcATTTGTACCCgtataagaaaaatacaataatataatacaaatatatctaaaaatatttgtaaagccTAAATGTGTACTGATTTTATGAACCAAATTTACTTAAATGTCCTTAGAGTTTTGctcattaaaaatcatttaaacaaaaaacactctACTTACACTTTCATTGTAAAACCATTACATTCATACTTACATCAATgccaaaatcagcaagcaaacgaaatttttatatggaaaaaaaaacttcacatTTTACAAGAAAGTAATTTGTTTGAAggtaaaattgtatttgaagAATAAAAACCGAACACTTTTGTATGGCACAATTTTGTGGTAGACACTTTGAAGACGTAAGTATTTGTATAactgtaaacataatttttgaaatgactTATGTATTTAAAACTGTGTACTTATAAACTTATACAAATTACTGTATCGTATGAATCTGAAGTTGATTACGACAAATCGTTTGATAAGAAGCATTACCTAACAGACTGTACTGTGATCCTTTCCTATTCTATTATATTTGGttttatacaaaacaaaaacaaatatatgaatatatatattgttaataaatatgtatattattccGGTGTGTCCTTAGAATTGTTAAGTTtgctaaataaagtttttgttgctTGATTCCTTTGAAGGAATGCCTGAAATCGGTATTTGAAGATgctaatgaaacaaaaaaaaaaacggatgcaaAAAATAGTTGGATtctgaataaaattttgctaatttgCAGTGCTGATTTTTAGTTATTAGTTTgtagaaaattattatgaaatttgttttaatcgGCTCGTCTTATTTTCATCAAAGCAAGTTATTCTATGTGAAGTGTTATTGCTATTGAGCGCCTAAACCAGTGAATGACACAATTATGGACAATCGGTCCAAAGGATATAAATGGTACTTATAGTAAGTCGCAGCATTTTTAGTTTGGATAAGTGAGTGCTAAGAACAATTTTAAAGATCTCTCTATACTGATGAGACTTTCCATAAATGtatgctttttatttgtttatctttgaaaatgattttaattaaaatttttcgtgtgcgtcaaatatgaaaataaagtttattcTTCTACAAAGcgctaaaaaatctaaattttatgtacaaattttaccatttttaagaacttttagaaaaatttcgagtatgcagagttatagtccattgaatttcagcataataaagtgcaagttttaagtggctCTAAAATCGCgccgatttttgaaaattttttttctgtgcattttctccagcaaaaaaaaaattttaatattttcgacttaaaatttgaagtttgaaatgtttttttttttgaattctgaaacttcaatgaaaatttgttgaatttttttaatattttctgttcatTTTCTTcagcaagtttgaagtggcttgaAAATCGTTCTgattttgagaatattttccatttttttctatgcattttcttcagcgaaataaaattcaaaaatcaatgcaatttttgagccacttcaaatatgaagcttgaaatttgttttttaattctgaatttGGATGAAGATTTctcccgaaaaaaaaattaatgcaatttttgagCCGTTTTATGGTAAATAtgaagtttgaatttttttttttaattatgaattttctctgaaaatttgttgaactaatatattttcaaattcttacagtttgaaacttgcatttatatggtttttgtaggagaatgaactatattttcataaaaaaatgtataaaactaaataagaaccgaataaattgtcaaaacttgtcaatagccctagtgctttatttatttaacgcagtgtatccgttaaaaaaagtttaaaaaaatatttaggcatTGTTAATATCCAATTAATGCTAACATTTTCCACTATTTGTTAATGACAAATGAacataaaaagtatataaaattattaatacggAATTGGTGTAGTATTTTATAACGGcaattgtaagaaaaattaaaaacaataataaagcaatgattaataaaaatgcatatgATTATACCTAATTTGTTGTAATAATTCTAAAATAAAgtatgaaataaatttcaactaaaggtaaagagttttttttggcgattttttgtttgttattgaaATAAGCTTAAAAGTGCTTCTGGGAGAATTTACAGAGATgaacaaaagtctacatacatccCCTATTTTCATTGGTTGGAAAGTCCGTAAAGTTCATTGAAAATTGCGTTgatacagttttatttgaaaccgttttttaaatacaataaactcaaaaaaaaaaaaaaatctttctttaaaataaaataacaaagttatggtggtgtatgtagacttttgtccaTCACTGTAGATGAGCCTGAAATATGCCAGAAGTTCACATTGTCATAACCGCATAGatattaatgcaaatacctcagtGTTTCTAGTACTGGAAGGTGGCGGCCATGTTGTCTCGGCGGCATCTGTCAAATCTGGAATTTATTATTCAAACGCTGATGCTGTGTCCCATCAGCATGAAAAAGTATAAGATTGAGTGGCACATGCAAATGATATAATTTTATTGCGTATGATTTTAGGATACATTATCCCTCGGAGGTTAAGAGGTATTTATTGGAACTTCTATGAAGGCCTTGCCTTCTCTCCGCGAAACACTCCGACATGCAGAACAAAATTGACTATTTGTCCTCAACCTTTTTGAATGCAggacaaaaaataaatcacgAGAAAACGAATGGCATGAAAATCCGATCCACTAGCAGCCGCCCGTTCTTCTTAAAGGGTGATCAAGTTAAGAACATTGACACCTTTACCTACTTGGGTAGTATCATTGCCGCTGAAGACAGTGCGAAACTAGACGTTATCACCAGAGTAAAAAAAACGAACGGCGCGTATGCACCGCTCCGAGTTATCTGGTCTTCGAGCATCCTCAGCGTATATACAAAATTACGGATCTTTAAGACAAATGTACTATCAGTACTATTTTATGGATCGGAAACCTGGCTCACAAAAAATTGgatcgaaaacaaaattcaaagctgTGTGGAAGTAGAAACGTTAGGCAAAACTTGGAACGAAATCAAGCTCCTTCCAAAAAATAGAATCAGGTGGAGGTGTTTtactgaggccctatgctccagtgAGAGAAATAGGAACCGATGATGATGAACCCTCATGGATTTGACCACCAATATTGTGCGATTTGATACCGCTAGAGTTTTTCTTATGGTAGTTCTTGAAGTCACAGCTACTATACCATTTTGCTACAATCCACTGCATCTGCTAAGTCAACATAGCCCAGACCACCAATCAAATTTAAATGGATCTATGCAGTAGAgtcggccgccatagccgaatgggttggtgcgtgactatcattcggaattcacagagagatcgtaggttcaaatctcggtgaaacaccaaaattaaaagaaacaaatttttctaataacggtcgccctccgcaagcaatggcaaacctccgagtgtatttctgccatgaaaaagctcctcataaaaatatctgccgttcggtgtcggcttaaaactataggtccctccatttggggaacaacatcaagacgcacaccacaaataggaggaggagctcggccaaatacccaaaaagggtgtaagcgccaattatatatatatatatttatatatatatatctgtcATCCAGAATGGATCACTTTACAAATGAATAACGTTTCGGTTTAAAGAAACAATgcgagtttaaaaaaaaaatctctgaaAAGACTTCTCATATTCGGCTGGTCAGCCCAATCGAGCATATTTCTGCCATTgctctggttggttggttaaaataGTGATTCATTCAGAATCCAACGAGTGCTTCCTCAATATTCTGCATCATTTTATTTCCATCTCAccaccaacttgtttaacggttatttacagcatgactgtatccagtctgtgcagttTACGAACCTTATTAGGTGGttgacagttgttcgagactctcgaacagcggtttgccccgGGTTGACTTTCTCTCTCTCCATAGGGcagacattcacagaggaaatggaaaatccttttctttttcaccggttgtttacaactatggcaGTGTGTGTTGTGAGTGATGCCCATTTTAGCTGATTGTTGCCCGACAGACCAAAATCCAGTAATGACTGCCGTGAGTCTCCAgatgtcccgtcgtttcatatttatcaatgATGACGTTtacttgaggttgtaggtgggccataacgttctccTAATTTTGCATGTCGCCTGGTCTCTGACACTGCAGGTATTAGGAAGGcgtacaaatttttcaattctaagcctatgagaatatatacctgcTCCAATACCACAATTCATTTTAGAGTCATCTCTATTGACTGTAGTGATGAAGTTGTTAAGTGAAAATCGCTTAATTCATTCCTCCTGAGATGGAAAAAGAGTGATGTAATTCCTGTTGCatgttaccatcgggacgac
This genomic window contains:
- the LOC129242343 gene encoding uncharacterized protein LOC129242343 isoform X1, with translation MRAHFAGDVAIAEHPTDAGDDSIDKIEAEAEALDTRIDEFKQDSKNMEVVSEFIDDVLQKAEAEAVKQQGGQNDKVSQQPKEKTRQSFTIPDFKNGKMVNRARGLVVRIFDAICNCANTAAGPAQRIKLRAKRAASNAAASATENGTEGKKQNANGKEKKSDKKQKDAKTAKEEVNGEEATAGSEALAEDGKTEAQPDESDKKQETEADKQQ
- the LOC129242343 gene encoding uncharacterized protein LOC129242343 isoform X2; amino-acid sequence: MRAHFAGDVAIAEHPTDAGDDSIDKIEAEAEALDTRIDEFKQDSKNMEVVSEFIDDVLQKAEAEAVKQQGGQNDKVSQQPKEKTRQNFKNGKMVNRARGLVVRIFDAICNCANTAAGPAQRIKLRAKRAASNAAASATENGTEGKKQNANGKEKKSDKKQKDAKTAKEEVNGEEATAGSEALAEDGKTEAQPDESDKKQETEADKQQ